ATACAATTCCCCCCCCGCAATGCAGAGCAAATAACGCTCGGCGGAACGGTTTGCCGACATGAAATCGGCCACACTTTTGACATAGCGTCGGCTGTAAATACCGACACAAAGAACGATGAGAAGCGGGATGGCAGTGACGATCCAATCGAAAATGGACATAGATTTCAGAATAGATTAAGGTGTTAGAAGCCTTTTTATATGCTTTGGCGGACAAGGCTGACTTGGATTACCCCATTAATCCAGAAGAAAAATCATGTAAAATAAGATGGCGTAATGGAAGGCGGCTTATAAACTGAGACGGGGTAATGAAAGACAACATTTGGCGCCGGTTCTTTCGTGAGCGGTGCGGCTTGGCGTCCTGCGCCAGGCGCGCATCGGCAGGATTCTTATGTACCGCCCTGCTCCTGATCTTCTTCTCTTCTTCAACCGTCTGCAATAGCCAGGTAACCGCCGACCCCTTTGCCCAAAACGCGCTCAATACCATTATCGGCGACTTGCAGCAGGAAATTGCGAACGGTTCGACAGCGACAGGATCGCCTGTGATTTATACGCCCACAAGCAATGCCTACATGGTTCCGGTAAGGAATGGTGTGCCCGCAACCTGGAACCTCACGAGTGCGACGAACACAACCCTACTCCGAATCAGCAGCACGACCTCGGCCATGATTTCTGGCCAGCCGGTCGATCATCCCGCGTCGAATGCGCTGAGCACCAACCCCTCGGCCAATGGCAGAATCCTCAGCACGGCCCTCTGGAACCTGCATTACTTGATTCAGCTCAAAAACATTAACAGCCCCACCGATTCGACACCCGACATGAATTTCATCGCTCCAAGCTGGGTCTATGTGACAAGTACAGGACCCGCCGTGATCACAAGCACCAGCAGTTCTGTCCTCGGGCGCTACGCCTATGCCATTTACGATGAAGGCGCGCTGCTGGATGCCAATGTGGCTGGGTTCCCACGCGATACCAGCACGACCTCAATGCCCGCGCAATACGCGCCCAAGGGCTCGATAGCCTTCGCCGATCTTACCGCTCTCAATATCGCAGGCTCACGGCAGCCGAAACAAGCCGGTGTCAACAGCCTCGTCGGTTGGCGCAACTATGCCACTCTGCAGCCGTTGGGAACATTTCCAACACTTAGCTTCAGCGGCACCGGCGTTCTGGACCTTTACAAAAATCTGATCCTGTCCAATACGAACGGCTTTTTGATACCGAACAGCGCGCCGCCGTACAATGGCCAGAGTGACCAACTCTTTCCCAGCAGACAGCAATTGATCAATCGCATCCTGGCGATTGGAACGACAAACTTCAACCCGAACAACCTCCAGTATCTCGGCACGTTCAGCCGCGCTGTAACCACGCCTTCGTGGAGTCCGCCCGCCGACTCGACGGCCCTGTCCGGATATGTGGGCGGGGTGGGCACCTCGCCTGTTGCCTATAAAAGCAACGCCGACAACCCAGGCAGCGCAAACCGTAATCTTTTGAATCTGCGTTTTCCGAGTCCTGCCACAATCACACACTATAATGACGACGGAACCACAACGACATACAGCGCCAACTTCGGCGATCCGTTTCTGAAGCGCCGCTTCTCCCTGGCCAAGCTCGCCTGGCTGACCTACAAGGGGCCCAGCGCCGATCTTCCATTGAATGATCCTCTTTATAACAAAGGGGGGACCGATGCGAATATCCAGGCCTGCTTCGGATTGCAGTGGAGGACATACGCGCGCAGAGTCGATGCCAACGGCACAACGGTCTCCGACCCCTGCTGGAAGTATGTTGGCGCCAGCGGATCTACGCCGCAGCCCAGCATTGAAACGCTGGCCCAGGTTGCCAGTGAAAACCGCGAGCCCAACTTCTTCGAGATGCTCAAAGTAGGTATCCTCAATGGCTCGCTAGGCAGGGATCCAGGAGCACTTTCATACGCGGGATTTCAATCCCGGCCGCCTGGGCCGCCGGGACCACCGGCTTTGGGCCTCGACCAGTACAAGGTCAACAAGGACCAGCAGATTGTGCAGATCGGAGCAAACATCATCGACCAATACGATGCTGACAGCTATCCGACCGCCATTTATTTCCCAATCGCATCCCCTGATCCCACTGTCCCGGAACAGGAGCCAGTCAATATGGTTTATGGTACGGAAAACCTGCCCTACCTGCAAGAGATTGATCAAATTAGCATAGGTGTTCCGAGTATGAGGGTTGGCGGCTGGCTCCAACCGGTTTTGTGGAATCCCCATCAGGTGGCCAATCCCTCGGCTACAGGCGCCAAGCCCGCTAATTTCAAAATAGCCGCGTCGGGGCAGGTTTTTGTTCAAATTTTCGGCTTCGGCGGTCCCACCCTCCAATCTCCCACGGTAGATTTTGACAACCCGGCCCATTCAAACAATGCAACAATTTATTTCAACGATGCTTTCGCAGGCACCAGCAGCTCATCCTTCTACATTCATCCGCAAAATCTGAATACGGTTATTGCAGACACGGTCAATACCCCCGCCATTAATGTCTGGAATTCCACCTATGTGAACCCCACAGACACCACGCCCGGGAATCCACAAGATAACGGATCCTATCCCTCGGAAAGCTCAGACGGTTCGACTTCGAACAAATTTGTTGGATTTAACTGTGGGTATATCGACCTAAACGCTCCTACTCCCGGTTATACGAAGCCGCCCAACTGGCCTTACCAAATTCGCACAAACCATTCCATTGCCCCCTCGCCGATGTGGACGGCATGCCTTCAGTATTTGGACAGCAATGGTGTCTATCGACCCTATTCCTATATCAGCCGTATTGCACTTTGGACTTTTGAGGATCACACTATAATAGATACTACGTTCCCTAAATATTCCAATGAACGCGTGGACCCGCGTACAGATCGATTTTCCATATTACTTAACAATGCGGGATGGGGAACGGGTTCCGCTCTCATTTCAGGATCACCAGCCATCCCGGGCGTCTATGGAATGAATCAAACCGCCAACTATAGGAGTGGAAACAATTTTCCCACCTACTGCTTAGGCAGCTTTGGCTTGCCCAGTTCAAATTCCGGTTTTTTCTATGGCTCCAGTAGCCCACCCAGTGACTGGGCTCAAAATACGACGACAAGCAGTACTTCGGCCCATTACACGGATCCCGACGGTGTGGTGCGGAGCGCTGACGGCTTCCGCAGAGACGACACAAGCGGGAACGGCTGTTTACTTTTCCATGCGGATCAGGTCACCGGTAGCACCACCGCGCGCCGCCCAGTCATTTTAAACCGGCCCTTCCGCTCCGTTGGAGAACTGGGCTACGCCTACCGGGACGAACCCTTTAAATCACTCGACTTCTGGTCCAGCACCAGCGCAGACGCAGCCTTGCTCGATCTCTTCACCGTGGCTGACGAACCGGTGCTCGTCGCCGGACAAATCAATCTCAACAACGCACCCCTGCCCGTTTTGCAGGCCATTATT
This DNA window, taken from Candidatus Methylacidiphilales bacterium, encodes the following:
- a CDS encoding cadherin repeat domain-containing protein; this encodes MKDNIWRRFFRERCGLASCARRASAGFLCTALLLIFFSSSTVCNSQVTADPFAQNALNTIIGDLQQEIANGSTATGSPVIYTPTSNAYMVPVRNGVPATWNLTSATNTTLLRISSTTSAMISGQPVDHPASNALSTNPSANGRILSTALWNLHYLIQLKNINSPTDSTPDMNFIAPSWVYVTSTGPAVITSTSSSVLGRYAYAIYDEGALLDANVAGFPRDTSTTSMPAQYAPKGSIAFADLTALNIAGSRQPKQAGVNSLVGWRNYATLQPLGTFPTLSFSGTGVLDLYKNLILSNTNGFLIPNSAPPYNGQSDQLFPSRQQLINRILAIGTTNFNPNNLQYLGTFSRAVTTPSWSPPADSTALSGYVGGVGTSPVAYKSNADNPGSANRNLLNLRFPSPATITHYNDDGTTTTYSANFGDPFLKRRFSLAKLAWLTYKGPSADLPLNDPLYNKGGTDANIQACFGLQWRTYARRVDANGTTVSDPCWKYVGASGSTPQPSIETLAQVASENREPNFFEMLKVGILNGSLGRDPGALSYAGFQSRPPGPPGPPALGLDQYKVNKDQQIVQIGANIIDQYDADSYPTAIYFPIASPDPTVPEQEPVNMVYGTENLPYLQEIDQISIGVPSMRVGGWLQPVLWNPHQVANPSATGAKPANFKIAASGQVFVQIFGFGGPTLQSPTVDFDNPAHSNNATIYFNDAFAGTSSSSFYIHPQNLNTVIADTVNTPAINVWNSTYVNPTDTTPGNPQDNGSYPSESSDGSTSNKFVGFNCGYIDLNAPTPGYTKPPNWPYQIRTNHSIAPSPMWTACLQYLDSNGVYRPYSYISRIALWTFEDHTIIDTTFPKYSNERVDPRTDRFSILLNNAGWGTGSALISGSPAIPGVYGMNQTANYRSGNNFPTYCLGSFGLPSSNSGFFYGSSSPPSDWAQNTTTSSTSAHYTDPDGVVRSADGFRRDDTSGNGCLLFHADQVTGSTTARRPVILNRPFRSVGELGYAYRDEPFKSLDFWSSTSADAALLDLFTVADEPVLVAGQINLNNAPLPVLQAIIVGAMKNESTVETCSATDAKNISQQLSTNLAANRVVNRADLTGAVSTTINAILSGASPISGLRNKAYGEAALRALSSVANTRTWNLMIDVIAQTGGMSATAATLSDFNVQGETHYWLHVAIDRFTGQVVDQSLEQVPSGPILNTNSVVEEQAAGATVATINTSGSAPGDVLVYSLVSGTGSTDNASFTLSGNTLMTVAPFEYLTQSTYNIRLNVTDQTSGVSLEQPFIITVQPTPYTRWKITNFNIDANNPAVAGDLVNLSGDGVPNLLKYAMGLNPLAPTGNGVAAILSGSVLTLNYTRGSGATDTTAHAYWSKDLNAWSTSSVSETLLSDDGTTQLWQATVPVDSQTPRLFMRLQVTRP